Proteins from a genomic interval of Thermoanaerobacterium thermosaccharolyticum DSM 571:
- a CDS encoding 4Fe-4S dicluster domain-containing protein produces MFKFNTDIQMLKYEVLYNVAKLTLEDRLEDHYDEIPYEIIPGTKPRFRCCVYKERAIIEQRTKVAMGKNLKRTMKYAIEGEEPVIQVLDIACEECPIKRYRVTEACRGCITHRCTEVCPKGAISIIDRKSHIDYDKCIECGRCKEACPYNAISDNLRPCIRSCAAKAITMDEELKASINYEKCTSCGACTLACPFGAITDKSYIVDIIRAIKSGKKVYALIAPAIASQFKDVTVGQIKSALRKFGFADVIEVALGADFVAVEEAKEFEERIKDLKVMTSSCCPAFVVHIKKSYPELAHNISTTVSPMTAISKYIKKHDPMAMTVFIGPCTAKKSEVMREDIKGITDFAMTFEEMAAILDAAKIDIKEQQDVEVDDATLFGRKFARSGGVLEAVIEAIKEIDADVEINPIVCNGLEECNKTLKIMKAGKLPNNFVEGMACVGGCIGGAGVINNNVNQAKLAVNKFGDASLHKNIKERVNQFDTDEVDFHIGHSSDESNKSSCKEA; encoded by the coding sequence TTGTTTAAGTTTAATACTGATATTCAAATGTTAAAATATGAGGTGCTTTACAATGTTGCAAAATTGACATTGGAAGACAGATTAGAAGATCATTATGATGAAATACCATATGAAATAATACCAGGGACTAAGCCTAGATTTAGATGTTGTGTATACAAAGAGAGAGCAATAATAGAGCAGAGGACAAAAGTTGCAATGGGAAAAAATTTAAAACGAACTATGAAGTATGCAATAGAAGGCGAAGAACCTGTAATTCAGGTTTTGGACATTGCATGTGAAGAATGTCCTATCAAGAGGTATCGCGTTACAGAGGCATGCCGCGGATGTATCACGCATAGATGCACTGAAGTATGTCCCAAAGGAGCTATATCTATAATAGACAGAAAGAGCCATATAGACTATGATAAATGCATAGAATGTGGCAGATGCAAAGAGGCGTGTCCATACAATGCTATATCTGATAATTTAAGACCATGCATACGCTCATGTGCAGCAAAAGCCATAACAATGGATGAAGAATTAAAAGCATCGATAAATTACGAAAAATGTACTTCTTGTGGCGCTTGTACTTTGGCGTGCCCATTTGGTGCAATAACAGATAAATCATATATTGTCGACATTATAAGAGCGATAAAGAGCGGTAAAAAAGTTTATGCTTTAATAGCACCTGCAATAGCATCCCAATTTAAGGATGTAACAGTCGGACAAATAAAATCTGCTTTAAGAAAATTTGGCTTTGCGGATGTAATAGAAGTCGCACTTGGAGCAGACTTCGTTGCAGTAGAAGAAGCCAAGGAGTTTGAAGAAAGGATAAAAGACTTAAAAGTAATGACAAGTTCATGTTGTCCAGCATTTGTAGTGCATATAAAAAAGAGCTATCCGGAACTGGCTCATAATATATCTACAACAGTGTCTCCAATGACAGCAATATCAAAATACATTAAAAAGCATGATCCTATGGCAATGACAGTATTTATAGGACCGTGTACTGCAAAGAAATCTGAAGTGATGAGAGAAGATATAAAGGGTATAACAGATTTTGCTATGACATTTGAGGAGATGGCTGCTATTCTGGATGCAGCAAAGATAGACATAAAAGAACAACAAGATGTTGAAGTGGATGATGCTACACTATTTGGGAGAAAATTTGCAAGATCTGGCGGTGTTTTAGAGGCGGTAATTGAAGCGATAAAAGAAATAGATGCAGATGTTGAAATTAATCCGATAGTTTGTAATGGGCTTGAAGAGTGCAATAAGACATTGAAGATAATGAAGGCAGGTAAATTGCCAAATAATTTTGTAGAAGGAATGGCCTGTGTTGGCGGTTGCATCGGTGGTGCTGGTGTTATCAATAACAACGTAAATCAAGCAAAATTAGCTGTAAATAAATTTGGTGATGCATCTTTGCATAAGAACATAAAAGAGAGAGTCAACCAGTTTGATACAGATGAAGTTGATTTTCACATTGGTCATAGTTCGGATGAGTCGAATAAGTCTTCATGCAAAGAAGCATAA
- a CDS encoding SpoIIE family protein phosphatase encodes MSHYIDIAHASLNKYGEELCGDSVQIIRKKDYLMAVMADGLGSGVKANILSTLTTRIVSKMLDMGSELSDVVDTVAHTLPICKERNIAYSTFTVVSINADNVHVVEYDNPSIFYFKNGVYKKIDRKCVEIGDKKIYESSFKLDLNDALIIVSDGVIHAGVGGILNLGWQWENVQQYLEKTLEVYNDAYDICYQLITTCNNLYKNKPGDDTTAIVIKVNESKKVTVMVGPPILKNMDEWVVRKLMKNEGLKVVCGGTAAKIVGRVLNKKVITTTDYIDPDIPPPAFIDGIDLVTEGVLTLRKTVEIFKEYIENSNSNILRYSKKDAATRLFKILNYATDVNFLVGQAVNSAHQNPDFPADLRIKIKIVEELINLLRKLGKNVEVNYF; translated from the coding sequence ATGAGCCATTACATTGATATTGCACATGCATCATTAAACAAATACGGTGAAGAACTGTGCGGTGATAGTGTTCAGATAATAAGAAAAAAAGATTATTTAATGGCAGTAATGGCAGATGGATTAGGCAGTGGTGTAAAAGCAAATATTTTATCAACTTTGACAACGCGAATTGTCTCAAAAATGCTTGATATGGGTTCTGAATTATCCGATGTTGTAGATACGGTAGCGCATACGCTGCCTATATGTAAAGAAAGAAATATCGCATATTCTACATTTACGGTTGTTTCGATAAATGCTGACAATGTGCATGTAGTAGAGTATGATAACCCATCTATATTTTATTTTAAAAATGGAGTTTATAAAAAAATAGATAGAAAATGTGTAGAAATAGGTGATAAAAAAATTTATGAAAGTAGTTTCAAATTAGATCTTAACGATGCGCTTATAATTGTATCTGATGGAGTTATACATGCAGGTGTAGGCGGTATATTGAATCTTGGATGGCAGTGGGAGAATGTGCAGCAATATCTTGAAAAGACATTAGAAGTTTATAACGATGCATATGATATTTGCTACCAGCTTATAACCACTTGCAACAATTTATATAAGAATAAGCCTGGTGATGATACGACTGCAATAGTTATAAAGGTGAACGAATCAAAGAAAGTGACTGTAATGGTGGGGCCACCTATTTTAAAGAATATGGATGAATGGGTTGTAAGAAAACTCATGAAAAATGAAGGATTAAAGGTTGTATGTGGTGGTACGGCTGCGAAAATTGTAGGAAGAGTTTTAAATAAAAAGGTTATTACAACGACTGATTATATCGATCCTGATATACCACCACCTGCTTTTATAGATGGAATAGATTTGGTGACAGAAGGAGTTTTGACATTAAGAAAGACGGTTGAGATTTTTAAAGAATACATCGAAAATAGCAATTCAAACATATTAAGGTATTCAAAGAAGGATGCTGCAACTCGCCTATTTAAAATTTTAAATTATGCTACTGATGTAAATTTTTTAGTTGGTCAAGCTGTAAACAGTGCGCATCAAAATCCTGATTTTCCTGCGGATCTTAGAATAAAGATTAAAATTGTTGAAGAACTTATAAATCTATTGCGCAAGTTGGGTAAAAATGTTGAAGTAAATTATTTTTAG
- a CDS encoding [Fe-Fe] hydrogenase large subunit C-terminal domain-containing protein has product MSVINFKEANCRNCYKCIRYCPVKAIKVNNEQAEIVDYMCIACGRCLNVCPQNAKTVRSDIEKVKAFIKKGDKVVFTIAPSYPALVGSGRAFKFLNALKSLGAEMIIETSVGAMFISKEYERYYNDLKYDNLITTSCPSINYLIEKYYPDLINCLVPVVSPMIAVGRVVKKVYGNEIKVVFIGPCLAKKVEMNDFSCEDAIDAVLTFEEIIEWLDGDGINIDSREEFTDCVDTMMPFKLYPIEGKTIDCMDVDLNLRKVVSVSSIDNVKDLLNDIRSGNLHGYWIEANACDGGCINGPAFGRSNSGVVKRKEEVINYSNTKANFINDISNMIDCSVDFTRKFINLSDKWKMPSENEIKNILSKIGKFTKEDELNCGACGYDTCREKAIAVFNGMAEPYMCLPYMRGRAETLSNIIISSTPNAIIAVNNEYEIQDMNRAFEKMFLVNSTMVKNENLSLIFDISDFKDVIENKKSIFNKKVSFKNYGIIALESIYYLEEYKIAIGIFTDITKMEKQKEAFSKVKRENYQLAQQVIDRQMKVAQEIASLLGETTAETKVILTRMKDMLLNQGDDE; this is encoded by the coding sequence ATGAGTGTCATAAATTTTAAAGAAGCAAATTGCAGAAACTGCTATAAGTGTATTAGATATTGCCCTGTAAAAGCTATAAAAGTTAATAATGAACAAGCAGAAATTGTTGATTACATGTGCATTGCTTGTGGAAGATGTTTAAATGTGTGTCCACAGAACGCAAAAACCGTAAGGTCAGATATAGAAAAAGTAAAAGCTTTTATAAAAAAAGGTGATAAAGTTGTTTTTACAATAGCACCATCTTATCCAGCACTTGTAGGAAGTGGGAGAGCCTTTAAATTTCTTAATGCTTTAAAAAGTTTGGGTGCTGAAATGATAATAGAAACTTCAGTAGGAGCTATGTTTATATCTAAAGAGTATGAAAGGTATTATAATGATTTAAAATATGATAATCTTATTACTACTTCATGCCCGTCTATAAATTATTTGATTGAAAAATACTATCCTGATCTAATAAATTGTCTTGTACCAGTTGTATCACCTATGATTGCTGTTGGTAGGGTTGTTAAAAAAGTTTATGGCAATGAAATAAAGGTAGTGTTTATAGGACCTTGTCTGGCAAAGAAAGTGGAAATGAACGATTTTAGCTGTGAAGATGCAATAGATGCGGTTTTGACATTCGAGGAGATTATAGAATGGTTAGATGGAGATGGAATCAATATTGATTCCAGAGAAGAATTTACTGATTGTGTTGATACAATGATGCCATTTAAATTATATCCTATTGAAGGTAAAACTATTGACTGTATGGATGTTGATTTAAATTTGAGGAAAGTCGTATCTGTGTCTTCGATTGACAATGTTAAGGATCTTTTGAACGATATAAGATCAGGCAATTTACACGGATACTGGATAGAAGCAAATGCTTGTGATGGAGGGTGTATTAACGGACCAGCCTTTGGAAGGTCCAATAGTGGTGTTGTTAAAAGAAAAGAAGAAGTGATTAATTATTCAAATACAAAGGCGAACTTTATTAATGATATTAGTAATATGATTGATTGTTCAGTAGATTTTACCAGGAAGTTTATAAATTTAAGCGACAAATGGAAGATGCCTAGTGAGAATGAGATAAAAAATATTTTATCAAAAATAGGCAAATTTACTAAAGAAGATGAATTAAATTGTGGCGCATGTGGCTATGATACATGTAGAGAAAAGGCTATAGCTGTTTTTAATGGAATGGCGGAACCATATATGTGCTTGCCATATATGAGAGGAAGAGCTGAAACTCTATCTAATATTATAATCAGTTCTACACCTAACGCTATAATTGCTGTTAATAACGAGTATGAGATACAAGACATGAATAGAGCTTTTGAGAAGATGTTTTTAGTAAATTCAACAATGGTTAAAAACGAAAATCTATCTTTGATTTTTGATATATCGGATTTTAAAGATGTGATTGAAAACAAAAAAAGTATTTTTAATAAAAAGGTATCATTTAAAAATTATGGAATTATTGCGTTAGAGAGTATTTATTATTTAGAAGAATATAAGATTGCAATCGGTATTTTTACAGATATTACAAAGATGGAAAAGCAGAAAGAGGCTTTTTCAAAGGTTAAAAGGGAAAACTACCAGTTGGCACAGCAAGTAATAGACAGGCAGATGAAAGTGGCGCAGGAGATTGCAAGTCTTTTAGGAGAGACAACTGCGGAGACAAAAGTTATATTGACTAGAATGAAGGATATGCTATTAAATCAAGGTGATGATGAATGA
- a CDS encoding (2Fe-2S) ferredoxin domain-containing protein, which yields MVITVCVGSSCHLKGSYDVINELKKFIKDYNLEDRVELKADFCMGNCLRAVSVKIDDGKCLSIKPNNVEKFFREYVLGNLQ from the coding sequence ATGGTTATTACTGTTTGTGTAGGTAGTTCATGCCATCTTAAGGGTTCCTACGATGTTATAAATGAATTAAAAAAATTTATTAAAGATTATAATCTTGAGGACAGGGTAGAATTAAAAGCGGATTTTTGTATGGGCAATTGTCTAAGAGCAGTTTCTGTAAAAATTGACGACGGAAAGTGTTTGTCAATTAAACCTAATAACGTCGAAAAATTTTTTAGAGAATATGTGCTAGGTAATTTACAATGA
- a CDS encoding DUF3006 domain-containing protein — protein sequence MRIHGIVDKIEDDVALVILDDDRKINIPIKYLPSNIAEEDVIDISLDIDKEKTIESARKLKKMMEESREED from the coding sequence ATGAGAATACATGGTATCGTTGATAAAATCGAAGATGATGTGGCATTAGTCATTCTTGATGATGACAGAAAGATAAATATTCCGATAAAATATCTTCCTAGTAATATAGCCGAAGAAGATGTTATTGATATCAGTTTAGACATAGATAAAGAAAAGACTATAGAGAGTGCGCGTAAGTTAAAAAAGATGATGGAAGAATCTAGAGAAGAGGATTAA
- a CDS encoding metal-sensitive transcriptional regulator codes for MSKSIKDDVLLRLKTIKGHIAGIEKMVEEDKGCSNILLQIAAVRASLEKVGLSIINEHAEQCFLSNEDGKITYEELQSVVDLLVKFLK; via the coding sequence ATGAGCAAAAGTATTAAAGATGATGTACTTTTAAGGTTAAAAACTATAAAAGGGCATATAGCTGGAATTGAGAAAATGGTTGAAGAGGATAAAGGATGTTCAAACATCTTGCTACAAATAGCAGCAGTAAGAGCTTCCTTAGAAAAAGTTGGATTATCTATAATAAATGAACATGCAGAACAGTGTTTTCTTTCAAATGAAGACGGCAAGATAACGTATGAAGAGCTGCAAAGCGTAGTTGATTTATTAGTAAAATTTTTGAAATAA
- a CDS encoding glycosyltransferase produces MKILFITFIDIINSLPQRSHHLIDYLKERYDLTVVFCRYDDLGVMKKQEGTTKYIGIPVKFASLFSPMTLYKRYLEIDSEKYDICIAQGPWAGVTAVELLKAGRVNFLAYEDIDYFPAFFEYEDIYNRTRNMEKYCIESSDITFSVNEQLIELRKNMTGITPYYIPNGVNYELFKGDKVKHNGTILVFSGSLEHWAGIEMPIKALPILRRELDVSMMILGRGKYEPVLKKLSRDYKVNDFVHFLGKVKYRDLPLHFKKSDIGLCTLFPTELIKYSFPLKAIEYMAAGLPVIATDIGDLGKLIKENECGITIKYSVIDFVEKTIDLIENRDKMSIYGQNGRNFAKSFDWKELFKKEMSIIFEKLDKRIKYN; encoded by the coding sequence ATGAAAATATTATTTATCACGTTCATTGATATTATAAATTCACTTCCTCAGAGAAGCCATCATTTGATAGATTATTTAAAAGAGAGATATGATTTGACAGTAGTATTTTGCAGATACGATGATTTGGGCGTAATGAAAAAACAAGAAGGCACTACTAAATATATAGGAATACCTGTTAAGTTTGCAAGCCTTTTTAGTCCCATGACATTGTATAAGAGATATTTGGAAATTGATTCTGAAAAGTATGATATTTGCATTGCTCAGGGGCCATGGGCAGGTGTTACGGCTGTAGAACTTTTGAAGGCTGGGAGAGTAAATTTTTTAGCATATGAGGATATAGATTATTTTCCTGCATTTTTTGAATATGAAGATATTTATAATAGAACAAGAAATATGGAAAAGTATTGTATAGAAAGTTCAGACATTACATTTTCTGTTAACGAGCAATTGATAGAACTTAGAAAAAATATGACAGGCATTACACCATATTACATACCAAATGGTGTTAATTATGAGTTATTTAAAGGCGATAAGGTAAAGCACAATGGAACTATCCTTGTATTTAGCGGATCTCTAGAACATTGGGCAGGAATTGAAATGCCTATTAAAGCGCTTCCAATATTAAGACGGGAATTAGATGTTTCAATGATGATACTTGGGAGGGGGAAATATGAGCCCGTTTTAAAAAAATTATCAAGAGATTACAAAGTAAATGATTTTGTTCATTTTCTTGGAAAGGTTAAATATAGGGACTTACCTTTACATTTTAAAAAATCTGATATAGGCCTTTGTACGCTTTTTCCTACTGAGCTTATTAAATATTCTTTTCCATTAAAAGCAATAGAATATATGGCTGCTGGCCTTCCAGTAATAGCAACAGATATTGGTGATTTAGGTAAATTGATTAAAGAGAATGAGTGTGGTATAACAATAAAGTACAGTGTTATAGACTTTGTTGAAAAAACTATAGATTTAATAGAAAATCGTGATAAAATGAGTATATACGGACAAAATGGAAGGAATTTTGCAAAATCATTTGACTGGAAAGAACTGTTTAAAAAAGAGATGAGCATAATCTTTGAAAAACTGGATAAAAGGATAAAATATAATTGA
- a CDS encoding DUF3343 domain-containing protein, whose translation MRYAILVFYSYQHAVLCEKVLRQNNIFVEFIPTPRSIMNSCSHSLKFGLEYADVVKLIVQRINIPYKGIYEVEKTYNGYTVIGVR comes from the coding sequence ATGAGATATGCTATATTAGTGTTTTATTCATATCAGCATGCAGTTTTATGCGAAAAGGTATTAAGGCAAAATAATATATTTGTTGAGTTTATTCCTACTCCGCGATCAATAATGAATAGCTGCAGCCATTCATTAAAATTCGGACTGGAATACGCAGATGTTGTAAAGCTAATAGTACAAAGAATAAATATCCCTTATAAAGGGATATATGAGGTTGAAAAAACATACAATGGATATACTGTCATAGGTGTTCGTTAG
- a CDS encoding CAP domain-containing protein: MKKNLKYYATISIISLFVLNPFATAKASYSFGTYTNNNVVYNTYVVNNSNTKTTSYSGFTTAPVKVNYVNNANYWFNNNYWWINQSNSTSQSNGTTGSAPAKDNQTTSSNNKQSENGQATNNNSSVQNYQGLSAEEKQLVDLINKERSSRGLVTLAIDENLSKVARIKAEDMKGNNYFSHTSPTYGSPFDMMKQFGISYNAAAENIAENSDVVSAHYALMNSSGHRDNILNPYFNKVGVGIISNSTDNGVIVVEMYIKQ, from the coding sequence ATGAAAAAAAATTTAAAGTACTATGCGACAATTTCAATCATTTCACTATTTGTATTAAATCCTTTTGCAACAGCAAAGGCATCTTATTCATTTGGAACGTATACAAACAACAATGTCGTGTATAACACATACGTTGTTAATAATTCCAACACAAAGACAACAAGCTATTCTGGATTTACTACCGCACCAGTGAAAGTAAATTATGTAAACAACGCTAATTATTGGTTTAATAATAATTACTGGTGGATTAATCAATCCAACAGTACATCTCAAAGCAATGGGACTACTGGAAGCGCGCCGGCAAAAGACAATCAGACAACATCATCCAATAACAAACAGTCTGAAAACGGACAAGCCACAAATAATAATTCTTCAGTACAGAATTATCAGGGTTTATCAGCTGAAGAAAAGCAGTTAGTAGATCTTATAAATAAAGAAAGGTCGTCAAGAGGGCTCGTTACACTTGCTATAGATGAAAACTTATCAAAAGTAGCCCGTATTAAGGCAGAAGACATGAAAGGCAACAATTATTTTTCCCATACATCGCCAACATATGGTTCGCCATTCGATATGATGAAACAGTTTGGCATAAGTTATAATGCTGCTGCGGAAAATATAGCTGAAAATAGCGATGTTGTAAGTGCTCATTATGCCTTAATGAATTCAAGCGGTCACAGAGACAACATTTTAAATCCTTATTTCAATAAAGTTGGGGTAGGTATTATCTCAAATAGCACTGATAACGGAGTAATAGTAGTTGAAATGTATATAAAACAATAA
- a CDS encoding aminopeptidase, with protein sequence MESGELKEIEKKLGYKSKNGWLKVSDEEREKIFEFAEDYKTFIGECKTEREVADRIIKVAEENGFINIETATNLKPGSRIYYNNKGKSVVMAVIGKDSVRNGFKATAAHIDSPRIDLKPNPLYEDSGLALFKTHYYGGIKKYQWVTIPLALHGVVIKENGEKVTFQLGENDNDPILYITDLLPHLGKDQMEKKASDVVSGEALNPVVGNMPLSEDVSVKPYLLKILNEKYGIVEEDFISAELELVPAYKPRDIGFDRSMIGAYGQDDRICAYDVLRAILDVNNPEKTAVAIFADKEEIGSMGNTGLQSRFFENAIAEILEKQEGSTDMKLRTAMRNAELLSADVNSGFDPLYPDVSEKLNTSYIGNGICVTKYTGSRGKSGSNDANAEFVAKVRKIFNENNVVWQTGELGKVDIGGGGTVALYAANYGMEVVDCGVALLSMHSPYELSSKLDLYMGYKAYKSFLLSK encoded by the coding sequence ATGGAGAGTGGCGAGTTAAAAGAGATTGAGAAGAAATTGGGATACAAAAGCAAAAATGGATGGCTTAAGGTAAGCGATGAAGAAAGGGAAAAGATATTTGAATTTGCAGAAGATTATAAAACATTTATAGGAGAATGCAAGACAGAAAGAGAAGTTGCTGACAGAATAATAAAGGTTGCTGAAGAAAATGGTTTTATAAATATTGAAACGGCAACTAATTTAAAACCTGGCAGTAGGATTTACTATAACAACAAGGGCAAATCAGTTGTTATGGCTGTTATCGGTAAGGATTCTGTACGTAATGGTTTTAAAGCTACAGCTGCTCATATAGATTCACCTCGGATTGACTTAAAACCGAATCCATTGTATGAAGACAGTGGTTTGGCTTTATTTAAAACACATTATTATGGAGGAATCAAAAAATATCAATGGGTAACGATACCTTTAGCACTTCATGGCGTTGTAATAAAGGAAAATGGTGAAAAGGTTACTTTCCAGCTGGGGGAAAATGATAATGATCCAATATTGTACATAACAGATTTGCTGCCACATCTCGGGAAAGATCAAATGGAGAAAAAAGCTTCCGATGTAGTATCTGGGGAAGCATTAAATCCAGTTGTTGGCAATATGCCGTTATCCGAAGACGTTTCTGTAAAACCATATTTATTAAAGATTTTAAATGAAAAATACGGAATAGTTGAAGAAGATTTTATAAGTGCAGAGCTGGAACTGGTGCCTGCGTATAAACCGAGGGATATAGGTTTTGACAGAAGTATGATAGGTGCGTATGGGCAGGACGACAGGATATGTGCATACGATGTGTTAAGAGCAATTTTAGACGTAAATAATCCTGAGAAGACTGCTGTAGCTATCTTTGCCGACAAAGAAGAGATTGGAAGTATGGGCAATACTGGATTGCAGTCGAGATTCTTTGAAAATGCGATAGCCGAAATCTTGGAGAAGCAAGAGGGAAGCACAGACATGAAGCTTAGGACGGCTATGAGGAATGCAGAACTGCTTTCAGCAGATGTCAATTCAGGATTTGATCCATTGTATCCGGATGTAAGTGAGAAGCTTAATACTTCTTACATAGGAAATGGCATATGTGTAACGAAATACACAGGTTCTCGCGGGAAAAGCGGTTCAAATGATGCAAATGCCGAATTTGTCGCAAAAGTAAGGAAGATTTTCAATGAGAACAATGTAGTATGGCAGACAGGAGAACTTGGAAAAGTTGATATTGGTGGCGGCGGAACTGTTGCACTTTACGCTGCAAATTATGGAATGGAAGTTGTAGACTGCGGCGTGGCACTTTTAAGCATGCATTCGCCATATGAATTATCATCGAAGCTTGACCTCTATATGGGATATAAAGCATATAAATCATTCCTTTTAAGCAAATAA
- a CDS encoding response regulator, which produces MINILIADDHVLLRQGLKQIIELEEDMKVIYQASDGEEAYEIAKKISPDIILMDINMPNINGIKAAKMLKNDNPKNKIMFLTIYNDKEYLMEALKIGVEGYILKDADSDELIKAIRTISNGGVYIHPSLVSEIENLDTDECKKELTDREMQILSLIAEGYSNKEIADKLFLSEKTVKNHVYNIFRKLDVKDRTQAAIYLLKNNNMYNMHT; this is translated from the coding sequence GTGATTAATATTTTGATTGCTGACGATCATGTGCTTTTGCGCCAGGGATTGAAGCAAATCATAGAATTAGAAGAAGATATGAAAGTCATATATCAGGCATCTGATGGTGAAGAAGCATATGAAATTGCTAAAAAAATTTCTCCAGACATAATATTGATGGATATAAACATGCCCAATATTAATGGCATTAAAGCTGCAAAGATGCTTAAAAACGACAACCCAAAGAACAAAATAATGTTTCTAACAATTTACAATGACAAGGAATATTTGATGGAAGCATTAAAAATTGGAGTTGAAGGCTACATCTTAAAAGACGCTGATTCAGATGAGCTAATTAAAGCAATTAGAACAATATCAAATGGAGGTGTTTACATACACCCTTCATTGGTAAGTGAGATTGAAAATTTAGATACAGATGAATGCAAAAAAGAGCTTACTGATAGGGAAATGCAGATATTGAGTTTGATTGCGGAAGGGTATAGCAATAAAGAGATAGCAGATAAATTATTCTTAAGCGAAAAAACAGTTAAAAATCATGTATACAATATATTTAGGAAGCTGGATGTTAAAGATAGAACACAGGCTGCTATATATTTATTAAAAAATAACAACATGTATAATATGCATACATAA
- the yunB gene encoding sporulation protein YunB — protein sequence MRRKRWGRRRLKLYEINKNYIYIFLIFFLISIIYSFVAYRLRPALLKASETVAQEVAVKSINKSINEKVLKGIQYNDLINVRTDKNGKVSMLQANTIEMNILSTKITQAVQDNLNSIGSVYVKLPLGSLISKDIFANTGPRIKVGLLPIGSVYLDFQSSFEPAGINQTRHIIYLYIKTNIQIIAPLASKQIQVSTHMPIADSIIVGDVPASYVDVNGNKYTVPVPNGDSKINIESN from the coding sequence ATGAGGAGAAAAAGATGGGGAAGAAGAAGACTTAAATTATATGAAATAAATAAAAATTACATATACATTTTTCTGATATTTTTTTTAATATCTATTATATATTCATTTGTGGCGTACAGGCTAAGACCTGCGCTTCTTAAAGCTAGCGAGACTGTAGCACAGGAAGTTGCAGTAAAATCAATTAATAAATCCATCAACGAAAAAGTCTTGAAAGGAATTCAGTATAATGACCTTATCAATGTGAGAACCGACAAAAACGGTAAAGTCTCTATGCTTCAAGCAAATACAATAGAGATGAACATATTGTCTACAAAGATTACTCAGGCTGTTCAAGATAACCTAAACAGTATAGGATCAGTATATGTGAAGCTGCCTCTTGGCAGTCTAATATCAAAAGATATATTTGCCAATACAGGGCCTAGAATAAAGGTTGGACTGCTTCCTATAGGATCTGTATACTTAGATTTTCAATCAAGTTTTGAACCTGCTGGAATAAATCAGACAAGGCACATAATATATCTTTACATAAAGACAAATATTCAAATCATCGCACCTCTTGCATCGAAGCAAATACAGGTTTCAACCCACATGCCTATCGCTGATAGCATTATTGTAGGCGATGTACCTGCAAGTTATGTAGATGTAAATGGCAATAAATATACTGTGCCTGTTCCAAATGGTGATTCAAAAATTAACATAGAAAGTAATTGA